Genomic window (Streptomyces sp. NBC_01431):
ACCGAGGCCGCCCTGCGCACGCTCCCCGAGGCCGCGACCCGCGAACTGGTCCCGATGGTGTCCGTGTCGGCCGCCTTGGACGCGGTGCGCCACGGAGAGGCGGCCGCCGCCCTCGTCCCCATCGAGAACTCGGTGGAGGGCGGCATCACGACCACCCTCGACGAGCTGGTCTCGGGCGAGCCGCTGATGATCTACCGCGAGGTTCTGCTCTCCATCAAGTTCGCGCTGCTCGTCCGCCCGGGGACCACGCTTGCGGACATCAAAACGGTCACCGCGCACCCGGCGGCCCAGCCGCAGGTGCGCAACTGGCTGAAGGCGAACCTTCCGGAGGCGCTGTGGGAGTCGTCCGCCTCCAATGCCGACGGCGCCCGCCTGGTCCAGGAAGGGCGGTACGACGCCGCGTTCGCGGGTGAGTTCGCGGCCGCGACGTACGGCCTTGAGCCGCTGATCACCGACATCCACGACGCGGTCAACGCGCAGACCCGGTTCGTGCTCGTCGGCCGCCCCGCCCGGCCCGCGGCGCCGACCGGCGCGGACAAGACCTCGGTGGTCATCTGGCAGCGCGAGGACCATCCCGGTGCCCTGCTCGAACTGCTCCAGGAGTTCGCGGTGCGCGGGGTCAACCTGATGCTGCTCCAGTCCCGGCCGACCGGTCAGGGCATCGGCAACTACTGCTTCGCCATCGACGCCGAGGGCCACGTCGCGGAGCGCCGGGTGGGCGAGGCGCTGATGGGGCTGCGGCGGATCTGCCCGGAGGTGCGCTTCCTCGGCTCGTATCCGCGGGCGGAGGTGACGCTCGACGACGTACGGGCGCTGCGGGCCGGAATCTCGGACGTGGAGTTCGTGGAGGCGGCGGAGTGGCTGGCGCGCTGTCAGGACGGCAGGCCGTAGGGCTGTGCCGGGTCAGGCGGTCCTACCTGCTGATTTTCGTTGTCCACAAACTTATCCACAGGCTTGCTTCTCGACCTGTGGGTAAGTCGACAACACAACCGGACACAGTCGACAAATCCCTGTAGTGACGACAGAACAGTCCACAGGGCAGCAGGGCCCCTCCTGTCACCTCAATTCCATTGATCAACTCTTTAGAGCGAGTAATTCCCACCCGAATGAGTGTGTGGAACGGGTTTGAGAGGGGAAACCTGACGCCCGCATGCGGCTTTCGGAACGATCTCTTCCGCAGTCCACAGATCTCCCGCACAGCCTGTGGATAAGTTTTCCCGGACGCGCGCCTCTGTGGACAAGTCCCGGGCGCGGCAGGGCAGTCGGTCAACCGACGTCCATAAAGCGCCCCTTTCCGGGGAATGGCATCGATTTCCTTGACGCGCGCCCGGGAATTTCATTGCCAGATTCCCTAATTCGGTCAATTGGGACAAAGCGTCACGCGGGTGAGGCGCACCGGGGATATCGGGTGGGGGGCGGGGAGTCCGCACCGGTAGCCTGGAGGGGTGATTGACCTTCGCCTGCTCCGTGAGGACCCCGACCGTGTTCGCGCCTCCCAGCGCGCCCGTGGAGAGGACGTCGCCCTCGTCGACGCCCTGCTCTCCGCCGACGAGCTGCGCAGGTCCTCGGGCCTCCGCTTCGACGAGCTGCGCTCCGAGCAGAAGTCGCTCGGCAAGCTCATCCCCAAGGCCACGCCGGACGAGCGCGCCGAGCTCCTGAAGCGGGCCGAGCAGCTCAAGACGGACGTCAAGGCCGCCGAGGCCGCGCAGAACGAGGCCGACGAGCAGGCCAAGCACCTGCTCCTGAAGCTCGGCAACATCGTCCACTCGGACGTCCCGGTCGGCGGCGAGGAGGACTTCGTCATCCTGGAGACGCACGGCACCATCCGCGACTTCGGCGCCGAGGGCTTCGAGCCCAGGGACCACCTGGAGCTCGGCGAGGCGCTGGGCGCCATCGACGTCGAGCGCGGCGCCAAGGTGTCGGGCTCGCGCTTCTACTACCTGACGGGTGTCGGCGCGCTCCTGGAGCTCGCCCTCGTCAACGCGGCGATCGCGCAGGCCACCGAGGCCGGCTTCATCCCGATGCTCACTCCCGCGCTGGTCCGCCCGCGCGCCATGGAGGGCACCGGCTTCCTCGGCCAGGCCGCCGAGAACGTGTACCACCTGGAGAAGGACGACTACTACCTGGTCGGCACCTCCGAGGTCCCGCTCGCGGCGTACCACATGGACGAGATCATCGACGCCGACAAGCTTCCGCTGCGCTACGCCGGCTTCTCGCCGTGCTTCCGCCGTGAGGCCGGCACCTACGGCAAGGACACCCGGGGCATCTTCCGGGTGCACCAGTTCGACAAGGTCGAGATGTTCTCCTACGTCCACCCGGACGAGGCGGAGAGCGAGCACAAGCGGCTCCTGGACTGGGAGAAGCAGTGGCTGACCGCTCTTGAACTGCCCTTCCAGGTCATCGACGTCGCCACCGGCGACCTCGGCGCCTCCGCCTCACGCAAGTTCGACTGCGAGGCGTGGATCCCGACCCAGGGCAAGTACCGCGAGCTGACCTCGGCGTCCAACTGCGACGGATTCCAGGCCCGGCGCCTGTCGATCCGCATGCGCGACACCGCCGACGGCAAGAGCAAGGTCCAGCCGCTGTCGACGCTGAACGGCACGCTGTGCGCGGTCCCGCGCACCATCGTGGCGATCCTGGAGAACCACCAGCAGCCCGACGGTTCGGTCCGGGTCCCGGCCGTGCTCCGCCCCTACTTGGGCGGCCGTGAGGTCCTGGAGCCGATCTCCAAGTGAGCACCGCTGTGGGGCGCCCGTTCCCGTACAAGCTGATCGCGACCGATCTGGACGGGACGCTGCTGCGCTCCGACGAGTCGGTCTCGCAGCGCACGCGCGACGCGCTCGCCGCCGCGACCGCGGCGGGCGCCGCGCACATCGTGGTGACCGGCCGGGCGGTGCCCTGGACCCGGCACATCCTCGACGACCTCGGCTACGAGGGGCTCGCGGTGTGCGGGCAGGGCGCGCAGGTCTACCACGCGGGCGAGCACCGGCTGCTGACGTCGGTGACGCTGGACCGCCAGCTCGCCGGACTGGCCCTGTCCAAGATCGAGGCGGAGATCGGCCCGCTGGCGCTCGCCGCGAGCCGCGACGGCATCGACGGCGAGGTCCTGGTCGGCCCCGGCTACCGGGTGCAGGAGGGGCCGCTGCCGGTCCTGCACGTCGAGGACCCCGCCGAGCTGTGGTCGGCCCCGCTGAACAAGGTGTACGTCCAGCACCCCGGGTACGACGACGACGCGCTGGCGGAGATCGCGCGGCAGGTGGTCGGCAGCCTGGTGGACGTGGTCATGGCGGGCGCGGGCGTCGTGGAGCTGCTGCCGCTGGGGCTCAGCAAGGCGACGGGCCTCTCCCTCGCCGCGCGCCGACTCGGCTGCAAGGCGCGGGACACGATCGCGTTCGGGGACATGCCCAACGACATCCCGATGTTCGGCTGGGCCGAGCACGGCGTAGCGATGGCCAACGCCCACGACGAACTGAAGGCCGTGGCCCACGAGATCACCGCGTCGAACGAGGACGACGGGATCGCCGTGGTGCTGGAGCAGTTGCTCCAGCAGTGAGGTCCATGCCGCGAGCTTCGGCCAAGGGCGGCGTGTACGGCTCCGCACGACGCTGACCACAAGCACCGATACGCGCGACGGGGACAGTGCCGTTGGCGGGCACAGTAAGTACCGTTACGTGTAAGGGGCGTCCGCTACTGCGGGCGCCCCTTACACGTACGAGAGGGGCGGCCTCGCGCGGATGCGCGCTCGAAGCGGCCGCCCCGGCAGCCGCTCGCGAGCGGCTCGTCGGAGTCGTCGGTGCTACTCCGATGCCCGCCCCGCGCCACCCCGCCCGGAGCTCGACCGACTCGTGTGTACGGTCATCGTCGCGCTCCTCCCCGTTCCGACGGGCCGGCGCTGCCGCGTGCGGCTGCCTCAACCACTGTGCCCCGCACGGTCGTTGGCCGCCACTGCTTTTCGCCCGGACGCTCCCTTGGGCACGCCCCTGGTCAACGGCCAGCAGGCGAAGCCGATGGCCAGCGCCGTCACATGGCCGAGGTCGGTGAACGTACCGCCGGTCGCGAGCGGGATGCCGAAGAACCCGACCACCCCGACGAGGTACAGCCAGCGCCAGGGGTACGGCAGCCGGTACACGAGGATGCCCGCCGCCGCGGCAAGCCCATAGCTGACCCCGATGTCCACGACGTGTGACATGGCGTGCGCGAGACGCTTGGGCAGGTGCTGGTTCTGGATCGACCACAGGACGTACTCCTGGCTGATCAGGGTCGCCACGACGTGCCCGACGACGACCGTGCACAGCCAGCGCAGGGTACCGAGCCAGCGTTCCACGTTGGCGTGCACGACCTCGAAGAGCACCAGGTAGAGCAGGAACGAGGACGGGTTCTCGATCCAGAAGGCGCTGGTGAACAGCGACTGCACGGGGTGCTTGGTCAGCTCGTGGATGTTGCTGCTGTTGCGGTGCAGCAGGAAGCGCTCCAGCTCCCGGGTGGAGAGCTGGATGACAAGACTGGTGACGGCGATGATCAGCAACCAGATGTGTGTTCCGGGTGCGGAGCGCACCCAGGACCAGACCGGCCGCGAGGGCTCGGTGCCGCGGTGGAGCGTGGTCGTCATCCCTGAATGATGGCGCGGAAGGCTGTGGGGGCAGGGCCACGCCGCGTGGGGGAGGCCGGTGGAGAGGAGTTGTAGGATGACTGGGCAACCGGGTGAATGGAGTGGACGAGGTGGCTCTTCGTACAGCAGGGCGGCAGTCGCTGGTGGACACGGTGGTCGATCAGCTGCGTGCCCAGCTCACCAACGGCGAGTGGGCGGTGGACGACCGCATTCCGACCGAGCACGAGCTCGCCGAGCAGCTGGGCGTCGGCCGGAACACGGTCCGCGAGGCGGTGCGCGTCCTCGTGCACGCCGGGCTGCTCGAATCGCGCCAGGGCAACGGCACGTTCGTACGCTCCACGGCCGACCCCGCGGCCGTACTGCGAGGCATTCGCGCGGCCGGCGCCCTTGACGTACTCGAACTCCGCGTCGCATTGGAAGCCGAAGCCGCAAGGCTCGCCGCCGAACGCCGGGACACCAACGACATGGTGGCCCTGCGCGGGGTGCTCCAGACCCTGCGGGAGCACGGCGACCGGGCCGCCGACGCCGATATGGCGTTCCACATGGGCGTGGTGCAGGCCACGCACAACCCGGCGTTCATCGAGGTGTACCGGTTCTTCTCGGTCCAGGTGCACGAAAGCCTGATCACCGCGTTGCGCGACGACGAGATGCCGCCCATCGACCTCAACACGCATGAGGCGCTGGTCGACGCGATCGAGAGCGGCGACCCGGCGGCCGCCGAAGCCGCGGTACGCGAACTGCTGCGACAACCGCTGGAAGCGGTGCGCGCGGTGGTGGGCCGTCCCATCGGCTGACACTTCCACCGCGGGGCTCCGGCCGACGGGCGGACGAGGGTGCGGATGAGGGCCCATGGCGAAGGCGGACGAGGGCTGGTCATGGGCGCCGTACGCCATCCGGTGACGAGGGCCTGGCGAAGGCGGACGAGGGGTCGCCACGGGCGCGCCGTACGTCATCCCGAACCCGACCTCTTGCCTGCCGGTCCGCCCAGGCCTCCTGTCCTGCCGTCCGTCCCGATTTTGCGTCTCCCCCTTCTCCCCTTCTCCCCGTCTGCCGTCTTCCCGTCTGCCGTCTTCCCGTCTCCCTGCCTTCGAGAGAGGTGCTTGCTTTGTCACGCCCGGATGCTGACCAACTGCTGTTGCCGGACGCCGAGGCCGATGTGCGGCCCTCGTCCCAGGGCGTCGCCGCGCGGCGGGCGCTGCTCGCGCATCCGGTGGTGCTGCTGGTCGGGATCGTGCTGGCGTCGGTGAACATGCGGGCGGCGCTGGCGAGCGTGTCGCCGCTCGTGAGCGAGATCAGCCAGTCGTTCGGCCTGTCGTCGACTGCGAGCAGCCTGGTGACCTCGGTGCCGGTGCTGTTCCTGGGGCTCGGCGCGCTGGTGGCGCCCTGGCTGGCGCGCCGCTTCGGCAGCGAACCGGTGCTGCTGTTCGCGCTGCTGCTCCTGGCTGGCGGCATCCTGGTCCGGGTGGTGCACTCGACGGCGGCCCTGTACGGCGGCGGAGTGCTGGTGGGAACGGCGATAGCCCTGCTCAACGTGCTGATGCCCGGCCTGATCAAGCGCGACTTCCCGGACAAGGCAGCGTCGATGACGTCGGTCTACACCGGCGCGATGATCGCGGGCGCGACGGTCGTGGCCGCCTGCTCGGTGCCGCTGGAAAAAGCGTTCGGCGGCAGCTGGGAGGCTTCACTCGCGGTGTGGTCGCTGCTCGCGGTCCTCGCGGCGGTGGCGTGGCTGCCGCAGGTACTGATCGCGCGCGGCCGTACGGGCCATGAGGTACGCAGCGCGGCCTCCGCGGGGTCCGGTGAAGGGAAGAGCGTGTGGCGCTCGGCCCTGGCCTGGCAGGTGACGCTCTTCATGGGCCTGCAGTCGCTCTGGTCGTACGTGCTCATCGCCTGGATGCCGACGATCTTCACGGACCACGGCATGAGTCGCTCCACAGCCGGTGTGATCTTCGCCTTCAACAATCTGATCCAGGTGGCCGGTGCGTTCGGCGTGCCGCTCCTGGCCGGGCGGATGCGCAACCAGCGTCCGCTGATCGTTCTGGTCACCTCGCTGGTCGCGGCCGGATACGCGGGCCTGATGATCGCCCCGGTGAGCGGCGCC
Coding sequences:
- the pheA gene encoding prephenate dehydratase, with translation MSATRYTYLGPEGTFTEAALRTLPEAATRELVPMVSVSAALDAVRHGEAAAALVPIENSVEGGITTTLDELVSGEPLMIYREVLLSIKFALLVRPGTTLADIKTVTAHPAAQPQVRNWLKANLPEALWESSASNADGARLVQEGRYDAAFAGEFAAATYGLEPLITDIHDAVNAQTRFVLVGRPARPAAPTGADKTSVVIWQREDHPGALLELLQEFAVRGVNLMLLQSRPTGQGIGNYCFAIDAEGHVAERRVGEALMGLRRICPEVRFLGSYPRAEVTLDDVRALRAGISDVEFVEAAEWLARCQDGRP
- the serS gene encoding serine--tRNA ligase yields the protein MIDLRLLREDPDRVRASQRARGEDVALVDALLSADELRRSSGLRFDELRSEQKSLGKLIPKATPDERAELLKRAEQLKTDVKAAEAAQNEADEQAKHLLLKLGNIVHSDVPVGGEEDFVILETHGTIRDFGAEGFEPRDHLELGEALGAIDVERGAKVSGSRFYYLTGVGALLELALVNAAIAQATEAGFIPMLTPALVRPRAMEGTGFLGQAAENVYHLEKDDYYLVGTSEVPLAAYHMDEIIDADKLPLRYAGFSPCFRREAGTYGKDTRGIFRVHQFDKVEMFSYVHPDEAESEHKRLLDWEKQWLTALELPFQVIDVATGDLGASASRKFDCEAWIPTQGKYRELTSASNCDGFQARRLSIRMRDTADGKSKVQPLSTLNGTLCAVPRTIVAILENHQQPDGSVRVPAVLRPYLGGREVLEPISK
- a CDS encoding HAD family hydrolase; this translates as MSTAVGRPFPYKLIATDLDGTLLRSDESVSQRTRDALAAATAAGAAHIVVTGRAVPWTRHILDDLGYEGLAVCGQGAQVYHAGEHRLLTSVTLDRQLAGLALSKIEAEIGPLALAASRDGIDGEVLVGPGYRVQEGPLPVLHVEDPAELWSAPLNKVYVQHPGYDDDALAEIARQVVGSLVDVVMAGAGVVELLPLGLSKATGLSLAARRLGCKARDTIAFGDMPNDIPMFGWAEHGVAMANAHDELKAVAHEITASNEDDGIAVVLEQLLQQ
- a CDS encoding rhomboid-like protein, producing the protein MTTTLHRGTEPSRPVWSWVRSAPGTHIWLLIIAVTSLVIQLSTRELERFLLHRNSSNIHELTKHPVQSLFTSAFWIENPSSFLLYLVLFEVVHANVERWLGTLRWLCTVVVGHVVATLISQEYVLWSIQNQHLPKRLAHAMSHVVDIGVSYGLAAAAGILVYRLPYPWRWLYLVGVVGFFGIPLATGGTFTDLGHVTALAIGFACWPLTRGVPKGASGRKAVAANDRAGHSG
- a CDS encoding FadR/GntR family transcriptional regulator, which encodes MALRTAGRQSLVDTVVDQLRAQLTNGEWAVDDRIPTEHELAEQLGVGRNTVREAVRVLVHAGLLESRQGNGTFVRSTADPAAVLRGIRAAGALDVLELRVALEAEAARLAAERRDTNDMVALRGVLQTLREHGDRAADADMAFHMGVVQATHNPAFIEVYRFFSVQVHESLITALRDDEMPPIDLNTHEALVDAIESGDPAAAEAAVRELLRQPLEAVRAVVGRPIG
- a CDS encoding CynX/NimT family MFS transporter; translation: MSRPDADQLLLPDAEADVRPSSQGVAARRALLAHPVVLLVGIVLASVNMRAALASVSPLVSEISQSFGLSSTASSLVTSVPVLFLGLGALVAPWLARRFGSEPVLLFALLLLAGGILVRVVHSTAALYGGGVLVGTAIALLNVLMPGLIKRDFPDKAASMTSVYTGAMIAGATVVAACSVPLEKAFGGSWEASLAVWSLLAVLAAVAWLPQVLIARGRTGHEVRSAASAGSGEGKSVWRSALAWQVTLFMGLQSLWSYVLIAWMPTIFTDHGMSRSTAGVIFAFNNLIQVAGAFGVPLLAGRMRNQRPLIVLVTSLVAAGYAGLMIAPVSGAWLWAAVLGVGQGGAVGLALTLIVLRSGDARTAARLSGMAQTVGYLLAAAGPLAAGAVHQATGGWTVPIALVLGVCATALTVGLFAARDRTV